In Helianthus annuus cultivar XRQ/B chromosome 3, HanXRQr2.0-SUNRISE, whole genome shotgun sequence, a single window of DNA contains:
- the LOC110932241 gene encoding probable receptor-like protein kinase At1g30570 has translation MDAFLEEFQHLRIHLQEIKSATDNFDDKKVIGTGGFGKVYQGELSSMVAFKRLDNKFGQGNSEFWREIMMLSRYTHENLISLLGFCDEDGEKILIYEHASNGSLDRHLRSTTFMWIQRLKACLDAAIGLSYLHDDKGTQQRVLCWKF, from the coding sequence ATGGATGCTTTCTTGGAGGAGTTTCAACATCTTAGAATCCATCTTCAAGAGATCAAATCAGCCACTGACAACTTTGATGACAAAAAAGTCATCGGAACCGGTGGTTTTGGGAAGGTTTACCAAGGAGAACTTTCAAGCATGGTTGCTTTTAAGCGTCTAGATAACAAATTTGGTCAAGGGAACTCCGAGTTCTGGAGAGAAATCATGATGCTTTCTCGTTACACGCATGAAAATCTAATCTCTCTACTGGGATTTTGTGACGAGGATGGTGAAAAGATCCTTATTTATGAGCATGCATCTAATGGAAGCCTTGATCGTCATTTACGTTCCACTACTTTCATGTGGATCCAACGTCTCAAGGCATGCCTTGATGCTGCAATAGGGCTAAGCTACCTACATGAtgacaagggcactcaacaaagAGTTCTCTGTTGGAAATTCTGA
- the LOC110932242 gene encoding receptor-like protein kinase HERK 1, whose product MFAIKEFKHHRIELRAIKLATNNFDDKNYVGKGGFGKVYKGELVHSEVRTMVAIKRLDRAFGQGDTEFWKEIMMLSLYKHENIIPLVGFCDENDEKIIVYEYASNKSLDLYLSNTNLTWIQRLKICVGAARGLEYLHNLKGTQHRILHRDIKSSNILLDENWKAKISDFGLSKLGPANQEYTFLVSHAVGTVGYCDPLYAESGFLTKESDVYSFGVVLFEVLCGRLCMSYKDKHQPLVGLARQSFEQNRLDEIIFDHIKEQINLESLKVFASIAYKCLKRDREERPTMTQIVKELEIALEAQVWK is encoded by the exons ATGTTTGCCATAAAAGAATTCAAACACCATAGAATTGAACTTAGAGCTATTAAATTGGCCACCAACAACTTTGATGACAAAAACTACGTCGGGAAAGGTGGATTCGGGAAGGTGTACAAAGGAGAACTTGTCCATTCAGAGGTGCGGACCATGGTTGCTATAAAACGCTTAGATCGTGCATTTGGTCAAGGTGACACGGAGTTTTGGAAGGAGATCATGATGCTTTCCCTTTACAAACATGAAAATATTATTCCTCTCGTAGGTTTTTGTGATGAGAATGATGAGAAAATAATAGTGTACGAGTATGCATCCAACAAGAGTCTCGACTTGTACCTAAGCAACACTAATCTCACATGGATTCAACGCCTCAAGATATGTGTAGGGGCTGCTCGTGGGTTAGAGTACCTACATAATCTGAAGGGCACACAACATAGAATATTACATCGTGATATTAAGAGCTCCAACATCTTGTTGGATGAAAACTGGAAAGCCAAGATTTCAGATTTTGGTCTTTCCAAGCTTGGCCCCGCAAACCAAGAATACACATTTCTTGTGTCCCACGCAGTGGGCACTGTTGGATATTGTGATCCTCTATATGCAGAGTCGGGATTTTTGACAAAAGAATCAGATGTCTACTCTTTTGGTGTTGTGTTATTTGAAGTCCTGTGTGGGAGGTTGTGCATGAGTTACAAAGATAAGCATCAGCCCCTTGTGGGGCTGGCACGGCAAAGCTTTGAACAAAACAGACTCGATGAAATTATTTTTGATCATATAAAGGAACAAATAAATTTAGAGTCATTAAAAGTGTTTGCATCAATAGCATATAAATGTTTAAAAAGAGATCGTGAAGAACGACCAACAATGACCCAGATCGTGAAAGAGCTTGAAATTGCACTTGAAGCCCAG GTTTGGAAGTGA